A stretch of Hemiscyllium ocellatum isolate sHemOce1 chromosome 38, sHemOce1.pat.X.cur, whole genome shotgun sequence DNA encodes these proteins:
- the LOC132833947 gene encoding uncharacterized protein LOC132833947, with protein MMSGCCYLIWTSLSLDYRLLLVFSVFSAAFDVLSADLPGSSSFFHCHGIGLTMSHHHTADRSTILKYFESALRGSRREEGSLPSAVTNTRPALGQTCNAAVKVKRRKTRRELNRAKFGRDLGEKPSRRKSWAQGAGKASGCHCQRARAEPGAAAAKPSARSSWVITQNRLTQRHLGIFNKEVKSVAAERLPLSDGQGDAREPAPQTAKDALLGSTPLPGKEVTPLPAPVEEPRSPTPEPARKGCQPTVTHRPPAPVDEVAQKLLRALGTQRAFPGQTLVRQTQQQLLELLVKRHGRWAARLLEGNSSATNATEIPGLHSGTDPPKGHLIAGNTSPSGDQPTQKTSMIRKERDCEFPVHSTPLMVNGVWYRQQQSDGFSGCVHATASPVPCLQQEVTDGATLITASQASHHHLRPRSQVQERPTSQHCARPQQMCLWANAGPLQTARVGGAIFLSPVLSPSRSESAWDLLTRAVSGTERNCGLSPLPPAATMPEGQLFALGKDSGFRGRGWEARDGTGRSHFPRRLRGPTTGDPEGHRIRGLPLGDIGNLYCPQVLEGATESATGTRGHQSICGSASLDPWLWPAQAQAGALPLPLAFYYPPSGALEWADSPVPGWGRAPQTRPWEPASPEPWVYPRMKLY; from the exons GTCATGGGATCGGGCTGACAATGAGCCACCATCACACAGCAGACAGGAGCACCATCCTGAAGTACTTTGAGTCGGCGCTGAGGGGATCACGCCGAGAGGAGGGCAGCCTCCCCTCGGCTGTCACGAACACGCGTCCTGCGCTGGGACAGACCTGCAACGCGGCCGTCAAAGTGAAGCGCAGGAAGACGCGGCGAGAGCTGAACCGCGCCAAGTTTGGCCGGGACCTTGGCGAGAAGCCGTCTCGACGCAAATCCTGGGCTCAGGGAGCGGGCAAAGCCAGCGGGTGTCACTGCCAGCGGGCCAGGGCTGAGCCGGGCGCTGCTGCTGCCAAACCCTCCGCCCGTTCCAGCTGGGTGATCACCCAGAACCGCCTCACCCAGCGGCACCTGGGCATCTTCAACAAGGAGGTCAAGTCTGTCGCCGCCGAGAGGCTCCCCCTGAGCGACGGGCAAGGCGATGCCAGAGAGCCCGCGCCCCAAACTGCCAAGGACGCCTTGCTGGGCAGCACACCTCTGCCAGGGAAGGAGGTCACCCCGCTGCCGGCCCCCGTGGAGGAACCGAGGTCCCCGACGCCAGAGCCAGCGAGGAAGGGGTGCCAACCGACAGTCACACACCGACCCCCCGCACCCGTCGACGAGGTGGCACAGAAGCTCCTCCGGGCCCTGGGCACCCAGCGGGCGTTCCCAGGTCAGACCCTGGTGCGGCAGACGCAGCAGCAGCTGCTGGAGCTCCTGGTCAAGAGGCATGGACGCTGGGCAGCGAGGCTGCTGGAGGGCAACTCTTCTGCCACCAACGCCACAGAGATACCAG GGCTCCATTCAGGCACTGACCCACCTAAAGGGCACCTCATTGCCGGTAATACCTCACCTTCGGGGGACCAGCCAACCCAGAAGACCTCCATGATCCGCAAGGAGCGGGATTGTGAATTTCCTGTGCACTCAACGCCACTGATG GTGAATGGCGTTTGGTACAGACAGCAGCAGAGCGACGGTTTCTCAGGGTGTGTCCATGCCACAGCCTCTCCAGTCCCTTGTCTCCAGCAGGAAGTGACTGATGGAGCCACTCTGATCACTGCCTCTCAGGCCAGTCACCATCACCTGAGGCCTAGGAGTCAGGTCCAGGAGAGGCCTACATCACAGCACTGTGCCAGGCCTCAGCAAATGTGCTTGTGGGCAAACGCTGGGCCCTTGCAGACAGCCCGAGTGGGTGGTGCCATTTTTCTGAGCCCTGTCCTCTCCCCGAGCCGGTCAGAGAGCGCCTGGGATCTGCTGACCAGAGCCGTGAGCGGGACGGAGAGGAACTGTGGCCTGTCTCCGCTGCCACCCGCCGCCACCATGCCCGAAGGTCAGCTCTTCGCTCTGGGGAAGGACAGTGGCTTCCGGGGGAGAGGCTGGGAGGCCCGGGATGGAACAGGCCGCAGCCACTTTCCCAGACGGTTACGGGGCCCTACCACTGGCGATCCCGAGGGGCACAGGATCAGGGGTCTGCCCTTAGGAGACATTGGCAACTTGTACTGCCCACAGGTGTTGGAGGGGGCCACTGAGTCAGCCACCGGTACCAGGGGGCACCAGTCCATCTGTGGCAGTGCCAGTCTGGACCCCTGGCTATGGCCAGCTCAGGCCCAAGCAGGGGCTTTGCCACTTCCCCTGGCCTTTTATTACCCACCGTCAGGGGCCTTGGAGTGGGCTGACTCTCCAGTGCCAGGCTGGGGCAGAGCCCCTCAGACACGCCCCTGGGAGCCCGCAAGCCCTGAGCCCTGGGTCTACCCCAGGATGAAGCTGTACTGA